Genomic DNA from Magnolia sinica isolate HGM2019 chromosome 4, MsV1, whole genome shotgun sequence:
ATCATGGATAGAAGAAGTGATATCATGAGATAAGTTTTCTTGCCATTAGATTCTGTGTATTTGGATTTGTTTTGACTTGTATTTCAGTATTTATCAGTGTTTGGTTGGTCCTTTTTGGGCTCGAGGctattcaaaaaagaagaagaagaaagatggtatGAGACTAGGAATAGATGGAGAGGCTACTTTCAGAGGTTGTTGATGAAGATGTGGGCATGGAAATATAAGCAGGAGGGGGTCTTTACCCTTGGTGGTTTGAGAGCACATGTTTATTAGTGTAGAATTTGGGTAGGGAAGGTAAATGTAACTTTAATGAGGATGAAGAAATGAAAGGCTATGATAATAGAAGTCTGGAATATACTGGGCAAATTTGGATCAGTTAGGATAATTAGTCATTTTTATTAAGATTGCGTGGTTGAAGAAACTACTGAATGAGTGAAGAGAAGCATCAactacctatttataagaataggggcggcaatgggctgggctggcCCTAACCCAACCCTGGTCTCATATGCCCTGGCCCCACAGGTCCTGCTTGAAACCAAAAAGAGTTAAACAGTTACAGTTTGAAAAGTCCAATATGATAATTCTTGGGGGATCCTCCATTGGCAACTGcctcatcatataaatggtttggattattgaaacaTCCTCGGATCTAATGGGTGTCGTTAAACTACACATGTATATTGAATGAGAACCACTAACAAGTGTCTTTAAACTGTCCATTTTTTCTATATactagtggcccacttgatgactggACTCTTGTGTACCTCGCTCATACCGCTCGCGCCTTTGTGGGATCAACCCCAACAGCAAACGGATTGTTCGACTTGATCAATAAACATGTGCTTTAATGGAGCAGGGTTTTGGGCTAGCTATGGAATAGTCTTGTGAACTAGGGACGCCCTTGTTTCAAGTCATTCTTCATTGACCAGATCCAATGGTGCTGGAACGGGTTCTTCAGCTAGCTCTATGTTGTCCGTCCATTGGATTGTTGTGTCCATGGGATTGGGACTAGAAGATTCGCAACTATGTGCGAATGGGAATACGATCTGCTATTGCTTATTATAGGTATGCACTTTATGAATTTGTGAGATATGGATATGGACATGGACATGGACATGCTTGGAccaaaccaatgttttaaatatcattgtcgcgtaatgtatcacacccttgggatacggatacacaTTGGTTATcgtatgggatatatcagttgtatcgcgtaatgtttcgttgttgttggaaacatgggaacattgggaaattggtcgattttttcaatgaaacttcatggattgttgaaaaagacatcaatacacatttagaaattaaaacattataaaaaagtgcacataataggtgtttcctttgtatggggtcctaatatatgcgctttTCAATTAAACTGATGcatgtatattcaaagtctattcacataatttataaacgtaagaagacatgtatggaaacacaagcattacaatcaaaagcaaaagaagaatcactagattaggttatatacgtgtttaattttgtgtttggatacaaagattgcaactgatttgcgagaaattgagaaatttcgaattttctcaattttccgcaacttgacccatctcccccaaatctcgaaatcgaagttccaagtccatgatttttcatggaaaacatgaagaatcatagatttgtaatcaTTTGACACAGGTTTgatgtgatttacaacaaaaacatggatcgaaaatcgaaaatggtCACTAGATCGAATATGTCATCAGCACGACCtttgcatttcgtatcgcacaggtgggatacaagatatatcggttgatatcgtcgatatttaaaacactggaccGGACTGCATCTCGACACGTAGATATGGTATTTATTGCTGGCCTGGGTGTGGCATGATCCAGACACCTAGCCTAGATTTCAATCCCGAGCTGAGCACTTGGGCCAAGTCTAGAGGCCTAGGTCTGACTAGCCCATTTCCACCACTAAAAAGAACAAAGGAGATGCAAAAAGTTGCACGAGCTATTGGGAGATAAGATTGTGACCATGAAGCTTTGAGAGAGGGTGATGGAACAAAGATTATGACAAGAAATAAGGATATGAAAAGATCAATTTGGCTTCATGCAAGGGAGGTCAATGGTTTTCTAGTGTTTGGGAAGGAAATTTTGGGTGCAATGCTTACAAGTTGTAAACACTTGTACAGGTAAACACCTCTTTTTTCCTTGCAAAACccccattttttaaaattattatatatgaaAGGATTACACTTGCAATGGCATTATAGAAAACAGAGCATGATGGCTAACAGACAGACACACACGTGCGCTTTTTGTGACCACGTGTGTCCCTTGATGCATTTACAAACTTGTCCTTAATGCATGCCGTTTTGGTTTCACTCTATCCAAGCATTCCTTTAATGCATTTGCAGAGAGGGATAAACACATAATCAGAGTGGTAAGATTACCCACTTTCTGCATGGTAAATACTCCACTTAAAGGCCAAACATGACAAAATGTAAACAGTTTACGAGTGAAACTCATTACAGGTGTTAAGTTTTTTCAACTAAAAATTTTACAAGCTCCAACTGACCCCTACTTGCAAATCCTTTGCCCGTAGACTCTTTACAACTAAAGGATTTTACAGGCATACAAACGACCCCTTGGCAGAAATTCACTGCCTTATTTATAAAACAAAAGTTGCTTCTTCTTTTGGTCCAAATGCCTAGAAATTCAAAGAATGTCTCATGGTCTCCATAGAATTGGAATCATGAAGCTATAGTCAATCTGCCTATGGGTTCAATGAGGAAAAGCTGCAAGCTCCTCCTTTGCTCGTTAGTTATTAACATGTATCAGGATATACTATTTCAATTGATACAAGGTTACATTGGCATCTTTGTAGGGTGCCATAGCCTCTAAGAGTGCTGAACATTTCTTTTTGGTAGTAGCATTATAACTAAAAATAATGATGTAGATACTTGGGTTTGTTACAGTTGTCCAATTTCTTCTGTTTTTATTGCAGACGTTTCTGTATCAGATTCTTCGTGGTATTGCCTACTGCCATTCTCATAGGGTTCTTCACCGAGATTTGAAACCTCAGAATTTGCTGATAGATCGCCGCACTAATGCGCTGAAGCTTGCAGACTTTGGACTAGCCAGAGCATTTGGTATTCCTGTCCGGACATTCACTCATGAGGTATTATTATCTGCACATATTTAACTTCCCTTGATTTGTCTTtctaatgcttttttttttttctttttaatgctgGTTTCTTATGTCTTTCAATTATATTACTTGGTAATGTTCTTCTGGAATTTGACCAGTTATTATTTTAATAGCTTGCTGGTGCTTTATAACAAAATTGGGATTCAAAAGCTATCCTTAGAAAGTTAAGGCCTGTTAGGACATATCTTAATCCCCAAATGGAAGCATTCATGCTTCATTTTGACTTTGAATTTGGTACAAGAATGTTCGGGTGGACCAGAAAAATGTCAGTGTAGTGGTCCACCCATGCTGTTCCACCTGTGTTTTGCACCTCAGTTTGTAACTGTGATAACTTTAACTAAGAGTTGATCTCATTCCGCTTGAAAATTTTGGGTCACCGTCCAGCCATCCCTTAGACGTTTTAGTGTCTATCCAGACTGGCCCTTATCCAGCAGACGGAGAAGGGCAATCTTTTTATTATACATGCATGCTCCAAGTGCTTGTGCATGCATAATCAATATGAGTTTACACATTCGTGTGGACTTTGGATGGTTATTCGGAAGGATTTTGTTGGCATTGATGTAGTTCCACTTTTTCTATCTCTTTATGGAAGTTGAACAACTCCCAATTGCAGTTACTATATTCCTTACATGGGTTACTGATAAGCTCTTTTCAGGTGGTTACACTGTGGTACAGGGCACCAGAAATCCTCCTTGGATCCCGACATTACTCTACTCCTGTTGATGTGTGGTCAGTGGGTTGTATTTTTGCTGAAATGGTGAACCAGCGGCCTCTGTTCCCTGGGGATTCTGAAATTGATGAATTATTCAAGATCTTCAGGTGTTGCAGTTATACTGATGCTTTTGTATATATGAGATTAATTTTGTGAGAATGGCTTTGTATGTATAGCTCTGTCACTGGCAGATTTTCTTTACATGTGTTCTctcttattcctttttttttgggtgaagAGTTATGGGTACGCCGAATGATGAAACGTGGCCCGGGGTGACGTCCTTGCCTGATTTCAAGTCTTCCTTTCCCAAGTGGCCTCCCAAGGTATCAGTGGACAGTTGTTTGTTCCAATAACTAAAATAAGGTTTTCTAATCTATTGAATTAATTGTAATCATATATGAAATAATCAAGATTTCTGTTGGATTGATTCTGAGGGTCTTACAAGAATTTGTCTGTTCTCACTTTTGTTGTGCAGGATTTGGCAACtgtggttccagatcttgaaccagcAGGAATCGATCTTCTTTCTGTAAGTTTTGGTTTTCagttattttgttttcatttactTACAAGTAATCTTACATAGACATACACAACTGATAGTTTGTCAAAATAACTTGAAGTATTCTCCAGGTTTGTATGTGCTCTCATGTTTATAGTTTGCTGAATTCCCAGTTCA
This window encodes:
- the LOC131243657 gene encoding cell division control protein 2 homolog isoform X2, which translates into the protein MDQYEKVEKIGEGTYGVVYKARDRTTNETIALKKIRLEQEDEGVPSTAIREISLLKEMQHGNIVRLQDVVHSEKRLYLVFEYLDLDLKKHMDSCPDFAKNPRLIKTFLYQILRGIAYCHSHRVLHRDLKPQNLLIDRRTNALKLADFGLARAFGIPVRTFTHEVVTLWYRAPEILLGSRHYSTPVDVWSVGCIFAEMVNQRPLFPGDSEIDELFKIFRVMGTPNDETWPGVTSLPDFKSSFPKWPPKDLATVVPDLEPAGIDLLSKMLCLEPSRRITARNALEHEYFKDLGLVP